A window from Verrucomicrobiia bacterium encodes these proteins:
- a CDS encoding aquaporin has protein sequence MFGRKKVAMLVAEFLGTYALASAVLAMASRTTFPFFGGAAAGLTLAVMVLVIGATSGAHINPAVTIGLWSIRKVPTLQALTYIMVQMVAGFTAFRVNQYMMDQALPSLAKANWDWRVFSAELIGTLIFTFGIAAAVYGTYEGGKLAAAIGGSLFVGVLVASVGSNGVLNPAVALGLHSWSAAYALGPLLGAVVGMNLYVQLFAPQPAASRAKTATRLKK, from the coding sequence ATGTTTGGACGCAAAAAAGTCGCCATGTTGGTGGCAGAGTTTCTAGGTACCTACGCTCTGGCGAGTGCCGTGTTGGCTATGGCTAGCCGCACCACTTTTCCGTTTTTTGGTGGAGCTGCCGCAGGTCTAACGCTGGCAGTGATGGTGTTGGTTATTGGTGCCACCTCTGGGGCGCATATCAACCCTGCGGTAACGATTGGTTTGTGGAGCATTCGCAAGGTGCCTACTCTGCAAGCGCTAACCTACATCATGGTGCAGATGGTGGCTGGCTTTACGGCCTTCCGGGTCAACCAGTACATGATGGACCAGGCGCTGCCTAGTTTGGCAAAAGCCAACTGGGACTGGCGGGTGTTTTCTGCTGAGTTGATTGGTACGCTGATATTTACCTTTGGTATCGCGGCAGCGGTATACGGCACGTATGAGGGTGGCAAGTTGGCTGCAGCTATTGGTGGTTCGTTGTTTGTTGGGGTGTTGGTGGCGTCTGTTGGATCTAACGGTGTTCTGAATCCGGCGGTTGCTCTGGGTTTGCATTCGTGGAGCGCAGCCTATGCTCTGGGTCCTTTGCTGGGTGCTGTCGTTGGTATGAATTTGTATGTTCAGTTGTTTGCCCCGCAGCCAGCTGCTTCTCGGGCAAAGACTGCCACTCGCCTGAAAAAATAA